The following DNA comes from Bradyrhizobium sp. SK17.
GTGTCGGATGCCCTGGTCTACCGCGTGCAGGACCCCAAGGATCGCCGCAAGGTGCTGATGTTCGTCTCGGATCGCGGCAAGGCGCTGTGCCGCCGGCTGAACTCGCTGGCGGTGAGCCAGGAAGAGCACATCGTCGAGAGCTATGGCGACAAATCGACCAGCGAGCTGAAGCGCCTGCTGGAAAGCCTGATCGGCACCGCCAACTGAGGCCCGCGCCGGCCTGGCGCCGTCACGATCGAAAATCATCGAAAAAGACCGGCAGGGAAATGTCGGGATATCGCGCACCGGTGCGTCCTTTGGGCGCGCCAGTGGCGCAGCCTTCGCGCCTGGGCGCATGAGGTCCATCCTGTTCGACAAACTAGCGAGGACACCCCATCATGCCTTCGATCACGCCGTTCCTCTGGCTCGACAACAACGTCCGCGACGCCGTGGCTTTCTACCAATCGGTGTTCCCGAACGCCGAGATCGAGACCGTCAGCGACTTCATGGCGAGTTTCGAGCTCGAAGGGCAGCGGTTCTATGCGCTCAATGGCGGGCCGCAGCACAAGTTCAACGAGGCGGTGTCGTTCTTCATCAGCGTCGAGACCCAGGAGCAGGTGGATTACTTCTGGAGCAAGCTGACCGATGGCGGCCAGGAATCGCGCTGCGGCTGGCTCAAGGACAAATTCGGCCTGTCCTGGCAGGTGGTCCCGACTGCGCTCGGCCGCTACCTCGGCGACCCCGACCGCAAGGCCGCCGACCGCGTGATGCAGGCGATGCTGAAGATGCAGAAGATCGTGATCGCCGATCTCGACAGGGCGTACGCGGGCTGAGCAACGCCGGTCACGCGCCCCAGGCCAATCAACCCGTCCGCGCCCGCCCCAGGCGCGGATCGGAATTCGCGCGCACTCAATTGTAGGCGCCGAGCTTCCAGTTGATGCCAAACCGTACGATGTCCGCCCGGTACTCGGCGCGGGTCGTGCTTTGGCTGACCGCGAGCGTAACCGGATAGGTCAGAGAATTGCTGCCGAGATCGACGTGCAGATATTCAGCCTTCAGTGAGAGCTGATTGGACCAGGCATATTCGATGCCTCCGCCGGCGGTCCAACCCGTGTTGGTGCTCGAGGTCGATCCCGCACCGCACGACGTGACAGCGCAATTCACGCCGGGATTATCACTGCCCGACAAACCGGTGCCGCCGAACGCCACACCGCCGGTCGCGAACAGCAACAGCCGCTCAACCGGCACGACGCCAAGACGGCCTCGCACCGTGCCGAGCCAGTCAATCTTCTGTTCGACGGTCTGCACGATGCCGAACGCGCTGACGCCGGTGGCGCGTCCGCGCATGTCGGCATAGGAAATATCGGCTTCGACGCCGACCACAAATTTTCCGGATTGAAAGTTGTACCCGACCTCGCCGCCGCCGACGAACCCGTCGCCATGCGGCGATTGGGGCGGAGGCGTGTCGCCGGCATCAAAGCCGGAAAATGTGCTTCTGTAGTCACTGAGACCGTATCCGGCCTGGGCGCCGATATAAAAGCCCGTCCAGCTATAGACGGGCAACATGACCGGCGGCGGAGCCTTCACCGCCATGTCAGCCGCGAGGGCCGGCGATCCCGCCAGCACGGCGATGGCACCAAGGCCAATGAGCGCTGTCTTGAGCATGCGTCCCCCTCAAGTACACCCTCACCGACGATACAGCGGCCAAGCCTCCAGCGCTGTTGCGGCAATACAACAATGAAAGGAAAGATGACCCGAATACCTCCAGAGCCGGAGGCCGATCGTGTCTGGCACAACCCGCCCGGCGCGCGCAGGCTGCGGAACCGTCAGCCCTGTGCACGATCCGGAACGGCAATCATGTCCGGCGGCAGGCCGGCCTGATGTCGTTCGTACATCGCGATGTAGGCCGCCTCGATCTGCCGGGTCAGAAGCCTGGTGTCGAACAGCGGGCTCGTGAGGCGGTTGTCCGCGAGCTTGCTTTTGATGGCCTGGAGCGCCGCCTTAGGGTGTTGTGCGAGTTCGATCGCACGATGTTCGTATTCGCGCGCATCCCGCGCAATGAGCTCCGGCAGCCCGACGGCATTCAACAGACTCGCAGCCACTCTGCCCGCGAAGGTCTCGCCGATCCGCGTCAGCACCGGCAGACCTGCCCACAAGGCATCGCTCGCCGTCGTATGCGCATTGTAGGGCAGCGTATCGAGAAACAGATCCGCCAGACGATGCCTCGCCAGATGATCGGGAAGCGGCATTCGTTTGGCGAACACGACGCGCTCGGCGGCGACGCCTCGCCGCTCCGCCGCCGCTTTCAGGTTCGCTGCCGCAGTCGCGCTGCTCTCGAACAGCCAAATGACGCTGCCTTCCACCGCGCCCAGAATCCGCATCCAGAGATCGAAGACCTCCGGCGTGATCTTGTAGTTGTTGTTGAAGCAACAGAACACGAAACCGGATTCGGGCAGCCCGCATTCCTCCCGCGTGAACGCCTTCTCCGAGATGCCTCGCTTTGAATCATTCACCTGATAGCAATTCGGCAAATAGGCGATTTTCTCCGAGAACTCGCTCTGCCTGGAGCTCGGGATGACCGTCCGATCGGCAATGACGTAGTCGATGTAATCGGCTCCCATCGTGCCGGGGAATCCCAGATAGTTGACCTGGATCGGGGCTGCCCGGTGCGCGAAGATGCTGGTGCGGCCGTTTCTGGTAAAGCCCTTCAGGTCCACCAGGATGTCGATCTCCGCGGCTCGTATCTTCGCGGCGACTTCGGCATCGCTAAGTCGTCCGGCGTCGAGGAAGGTGTCGAAGGCGGCCTCGAGGCGGCGGCGCATCGGTGAATCGTCGCGCTGGCCGATCGAGATGGCGGTGACATCGAACACCGATTTGTCGTGATCTTCGAACATGCCGGCCATCAGATAGGCCGTTGCATGTTCCTGGAAGTCGGCGGATACGTAACCGACGCGAACCTTGTCGTGCCGATAGATTTCGCCATTCCAGAGCGGCGGCTTGACTGCCGGATGCCGCCTGTCGATCCACAGCCGCGCACAATTGTGTTGGTCCGTGCCACGCGACGCCAGCGAGAGAAACGTGAATGGATCGGTACTCGGTTTGTTGTTGGCGACCGATTCGATCAGGTGGCTGCAATCGGCCTCGAAGCCATCCCAATCGCAAATATTCTGCCTCGCGCGCAGACGGAGGCCTTCGAGCGCGACATGATCGGGCTTGAGCGCCAGCGCGCTGTCGTAGGCCGCAAGCGCCTCGCCATGACGTTCCATTGCCATGAACACATCACCACGGCCGATCCAAGCCTCGGCCAGGCCAGGCTTTGCCGCGAGCGCCTTGTCGTAGGCCGCAACCGCCTCGTCATAGCGCTCCAGTTCCGCGAACACGTTGCCGCGACCGAGCCATGCTTCGGCGAGATCCGGCTTGAGCGCCAGCGCCCTGCCGTGAGCCATGAGGGCTTCGTCGAGCAGCTT
Coding sequences within:
- a CDS encoding outer membrane protein is translated as MLKTALIGLGAIAVLAGSPALAADMAVKAPPPVMLPVYSWTGFYIGAQAGYGLSDYRSTFSGFDAGDTPPPQSPHGDGFVGGGEVGYNFQSGKFVVGVEADISYADMRGRATGVSAFGIVQTVEQKIDWLGTVRGRLGVVPVERLLLFATGGVAFGGTGLSGSDNPGVNCAVTSCGAGSTSSTNTGWTAGGGIEYAWSNQLSLKAEYLHVDLGSNSLTYPVTLAVSQSTTRAEYRADIVRFGINWKLGAYN
- a CDS encoding VOC family protein translates to MPSITPFLWLDNNVRDAVAFYQSVFPNAEIETVSDFMASFELEGQRFYALNGGPQHKFNEAVSFFISVETQEQVDYFWSKLTDGGQESRCGWLKDKFGLSWQVVPTALGRYLGDPDRKAADRVMQAMLKMQKIVIADLDRAYAG
- a CDS encoding tetratricopeptide repeat protein; protein product: MNGGKPLEAEALFAKAVALEPGLAEAWLGRGNALAGLGRHDQALAAYDKALALKPGLAGPWLGHLLANLGRHQESLAAYDKALAIRPDLAEAWLGRCHSLVKLERYADALAAHDKALTIEPRMAAAWLGHLFASLGRHQDALAAYDRTLGLRADLIEAWFGRAGVLFNLGRFDDALAAYDKVLSLKPDLAEAWLGRGNLLMAVQRYESAPAAYDRALSLKPDLAEAWLGRGNLLVRLNRHEEARAAYDKALALKPALVEAWLSLGNILVQLERHGEADAAFNRALALKPDLAEVWLGRSHSFVKSGRFDEALAAIDKALALRPDLAEAWLGRGNALFEQGRCNEALDAYDKALARKPDLAEALLGRGNVFSRLERPDDALAACDKALALRPDLAEAWLGRGNALAEQGRCDEALAAYDKALVLGPRLAMAWLGRGNAFSKLKLLDEALMAHGRALALKPDLAEAWLGRGNVFAELERYDEAVAAYDKALAAKPGLAEAWIGRGDVFMAMERHGEALAAYDSALALKPDHVALEGLRLRARQNICDWDGFEADCSHLIESVANNKPSTDPFTFLSLASRGTDQHNCARLWIDRRHPAVKPPLWNGEIYRHDKVRVGYVSADFQEHATAYLMAGMFEDHDKSVFDVTAISIGQRDDSPMRRRLEAAFDTFLDAGRLSDAEVAAKIRAAEIDILVDLKGFTRNGRTSIFAHRAAPIQVNYLGFPGTMGADYIDYVIADRTVIPSSRQSEFSEKIAYLPNCYQVNDSKRGISEKAFTREECGLPESGFVFCCFNNNYKITPEVFDLWMRILGAVEGSVIWLFESSATAAANLKAAAERRGVAAERVVFAKRMPLPDHLARHRLADLFLDTLPYNAHTTASDALWAGLPVLTRIGETFAGRVAASLLNAVGLPELIARDAREYEHRAIELAQHPKAALQAIKSKLADNRLTSPLFDTRLLTRQIEAAYIAMYERHQAGLPPDMIAVPDRAQG